One window of Pseudomonas urmiensis genomic DNA carries:
- a CDS encoding DUF1654 domain-containing protein, with amino-acid sequence MASTSQATPTPYQLLGERIQKIINSPTAQRSRAALIFRLEHELPEDWATLLDEIAENDNVTLAHRDDGGVQIFWTVPKED; translated from the coding sequence ATGGCCAGTACCTCTCAAGCCACCCCTACGCCCTATCAGCTGCTTGGGGAGCGCATTCAGAAGATCATCAACAGCCCTACCGCCCAGCGCAGCCGCGCTGCACTGATCTTCCGCCTTGAACATGAACTGCCCGAAGACTGGGCAACCCTGCTCGATGAGATCGCCGAGAACGACAACGTCACCCTCGCCCACCGCGATGACGGCGGCGTGCAAATCTTCTGGACCGTGCCGAAGGAAGATTGA
- a CDS encoding endonuclease, giving the protein MRVSLFAAACLLFTTPIAHADAPRTFQEAKKVAWRLYAPQSTEFYCGCKYNGNKVDLASCGYQPRKNAQRASRIEWEHIVPAWQIGHQRQCWQDGGRKNCSRNDTVYKRAEADLHNLVPSIGEVNGDRSNYSFGWLPEQHGQYGSCLTQVDFKAKKVMPRPSIRGMIARTYFYMSKQYNLRLSKQDRQLFEAWNKTYPPQTWELQRNQQVACVMGRGNEFVGPVNLKACS; this is encoded by the coding sequence ATGAGAGTTTCACTTTTCGCCGCCGCTTGCCTGCTGTTTACCACCCCCATTGCCCACGCCGACGCCCCGCGCACCTTCCAGGAAGCCAAGAAGGTCGCGTGGCGGCTATATGCACCGCAATCCACCGAGTTCTATTGCGGCTGCAAGTACAACGGCAACAAAGTTGACCTGGCCTCCTGCGGTTACCAGCCGCGCAAGAATGCCCAGCGCGCCTCGCGCATTGAATGGGAGCACATCGTTCCGGCCTGGCAGATTGGCCATCAACGCCAGTGCTGGCAAGACGGCGGACGCAAGAATTGCTCGCGCAATGACACCGTGTACAAGCGTGCAGAAGCTGACCTGCACAACTTGGTACCCAGTATTGGCGAGGTGAATGGCGACCGCAGCAACTACAGTTTCGGCTGGCTACCGGAGCAGCATGGGCAATATGGCAGCTGCCTGACCCAAGTGGATTTCAAGGCCAAGAAAGTCATGCCGCGGCCTTCGATCCGCGGGATGATCGCGCGCACCTACTTCTATATGAGCAAGCAGTACAACTTGCGCCTGTCCAAACAGGACCGGCAACTGTTCGAAGCCTGGAACAAGACCTACCCGCCGCAAACCTGGGAGCTGCAACGTAATCAGCAGGTGGCCTGCGTGATGGGGCGCGGCAACGAGTTTGTCGGTCCGGTGAACCTCAAGGCCTGCAGCTGA
- a CDS encoding asparaginase: MKTALKSFAPGALALLLILPTAVSAKEAEQQQKLANVVILATGGTIAGAGASAANSATYQAAKLGVDKLIAGVPELAQLANVRGEQVMQIASESISNEDLLKLGRRVAELAESNDVDGIVITHGTDTLEETAYFLNLVEKTDKPIVVVGSMRPGTAMSADGMLNLYNAVAVASNKDSRGKGVLVTMNDEIQSGRDVSKMVNIKTEAFKSAWGPLGMVVEGKSYWFRLPAKRHTVNSEFDIKQINSLPAVDIAYGYGNVTDTAYKALAQNGAKALIHAGTGNGSVSSRVVPALQELRKNGVQIIRSSHVNAGGFVLRNAEQPDDKNDWVVAHDLNPQKARILAMVAMTKTQDSKELQRIFWEY; the protein is encoded by the coding sequence ATGAAAACCGCACTGAAATCCTTCGCCCCTGGGGCACTCGCCCTACTGCTAATTCTGCCCACCGCCGTCTCGGCCAAAGAAGCCGAGCAACAACAGAAACTGGCCAATGTGGTGATCCTCGCCACCGGCGGAACCATCGCTGGCGCCGGTGCCAGTGCTGCCAACAGCGCCACCTACCAGGCCGCCAAGCTTGGGGTCGACAAGTTGATTGCCGGGGTACCTGAACTGGCGCAACTGGCCAACGTGCGTGGCGAGCAGGTGATGCAGATTGCCTCCGAGAGCATCAGCAATGAAGACCTGCTCAAGCTCGGCAGGCGTGTTGCAGAGCTGGCCGAGAGCAATGATGTCGACGGCATCGTCATCACTCACGGCACCGACACCCTGGAAGAGACTGCCTACTTCCTCAACCTGGTGGAAAAGACCGATAAGCCGATCGTAGTAGTTGGCTCGATGCGCCCAGGCACCGCCATGTCCGCTGATGGCATGCTCAACCTGTACAACGCGGTCGCCGTGGCCAGCAATAAAGATTCGCGTGGCAAAGGCGTACTGGTGACCATGAACGATGAAATCCAGTCGGGCCGCGATGTCAGCAAGATGGTCAACATCAAGACCGAAGCGTTCAAGAGCGCCTGGGGGCCGCTGGGCATGGTGGTCGAGGGCAAGTCGTACTGGTTCCGCCTGCCAGCCAAGCGCCATACGGTCAATTCCGAGTTCGACATCAAACAGATCAACAGCCTGCCCGCAGTGGACATCGCCTATGGCTACGGCAACGTGACCGATACCGCCTACAAGGCATTGGCACAAAACGGCGCCAAAGCACTGATCCATGCCGGTACGGGTAATGGCTCGGTGTCGTCGCGGGTAGTCCCTGCCCTGCAAGAGCTGCGCAAGAATGGCGTGCAGATCATTCGCTCTTCGCACGTCAATGCTGGTGGTTTTGTCCTGCGCAACGCAGAACAGCCCGATGACAAGAATGACTGGGTGGTGGCCCATGACCTGAATCCGCAGAAGGCGCGGATCCTGGCCATGGTCGCGATGACCAAGACCCAGGACAGTAAAGAGCTGCAGCGGATTTTCTGGGAATACTGA
- a CDS encoding GTP pyrophosphokinase, with translation MSTLERAIVVAARAHEGQYDKGGAAYILHPLRVMMRVSTPEQRIVAVLHDVLEDTQLTVADLAREGFPLKILAALLSLSRRRGESYEAFVVRLGDDPLAREVKLADLADNSDLTRIACPGPADLARLIRYQEASAYLQALA, from the coding sequence ATGTCTACACTGGAGCGGGCCATCGTTGTGGCCGCCAGAGCGCATGAAGGGCAGTACGACAAGGGTGGCGCGGCGTATATCCTTCACCCGTTGCGGGTGATGATGCGGGTGTCCACGCCTGAGCAGCGCATTGTAGCCGTGCTTCACGACGTGTTGGAGGACACCCAGCTGACCGTTGCCGATCTAGCACGCGAAGGTTTTCCACTGAAGATTCTCGCGGCGCTGCTGTCGCTGAGTCGGCGCAGGGGGGAGAGCTACGAGGCATTCGTGGTGCGCCTGGGTGATGATCCATTGGCCAGAGAGGTCAAGTTGGCCGACCTTGCCGACAATAGCGATCTCACCCGCATTGCGTGTCCAGGGCCTGCTGACTTGGCCAGGTTGATCCGTTATCAGGAGGCCAGCGCCTACTTGCAGGCGCTGGCTTGA
- a CDS encoding sugar ABC transporter substrate-binding protein: MKLPFPARLLTLAVVSTLSLALPFSVKAEDKPKVALVMKSLANEFFRTMEDGAKDYQKQHPNDFDLVPNGIKDESDTGNQIRIVEQMIATGAKALVIAPADSKALVPVIKKAMDAGITVVNIDNRLDPEVLKSKNLSVPFVGPDNRKGARLVGDYLAKEKLKAGDQVGIIEGVPTTTNAQQRTAGFKDAMDAAQMKVVSVQSGNWEIDKGNAVAAAMLNEYPELKALLAGNDSMALGAVSAVRAAGKTGQVQVVGYDNINAIKPMLEDGRVLATLDQDAKKQAVYGIQAALQMIKGEKPEVDADNVIQTPVELITKP, encoded by the coding sequence ATGAAACTGCCGTTCCCCGCTCGTCTGTTGACCCTCGCTGTCGTCTCCACGCTGTCCTTGGCATTGCCTTTCTCGGTTAAGGCTGAAGACAAACCTAAAGTCGCCTTGGTGATGAAGTCGCTGGCCAACGAGTTCTTCCGCACCATGGAAGACGGGGCCAAGGACTACCAGAAACAGCACCCCAACGACTTCGACCTGGTGCCCAACGGCATCAAGGACGAGTCCGATACCGGCAACCAGATCCGCATCGTCGAGCAGATGATCGCCACCGGCGCCAAGGCCCTGGTAATTGCTCCTGCGGACTCCAAAGCCCTGGTGCCGGTGATCAAGAAGGCCATGGACGCGGGCATCACCGTGGTCAATATCGACAACCGCCTCGACCCCGAGGTGCTCAAGAGCAAGAACCTCAGCGTGCCGTTCGTTGGCCCCGACAACCGCAAGGGCGCGCGCCTGGTCGGTGATTACCTGGCCAAAGAGAAGCTCAAGGCGGGTGATCAGGTCGGCATCATCGAAGGCGTACCGACCACCACCAACGCCCAGCAGCGCACCGCCGGCTTCAAAGATGCCATGGACGCTGCGCAGATGAAGGTCGTCTCGGTGCAGTCGGGCAACTGGGAGATCGACAAGGGCAATGCCGTGGCCGCCGCCATGCTCAACGAATACCCTGAACTCAAGGCGCTGCTGGCGGGTAACGACAGTATGGCCCTGGGCGCGGTGTCTGCGGTACGTGCCGCTGGCAAGACTGGGCAAGTGCAGGTGGTTGGCTACGACAACATCAATGCCATCAAGCCGATGCTCGAGGATGGCCGCGTGCTCGCCACCCTCGACCAAGATGCCAAGAAACAAGCGGTCTACGGCATTCAGGCGGCGCTGCAGATGATCAAGGGCGAAAAGCCTGAAGTGGATGCCGATAACGTCATCCAGACGCCGGTCGAACTGATCACCAAGCCTTGA
- a CDS encoding SPOR domain-containing protein yields MRKLAVVMAVLALAGCNNEVDGVHKKVAEHLSNPKTAKFANVRFDTQGSICGQFRGKDDAGKFEAYRSYVAIKHDGQYEIIVDDTGNNLRIREICGGADLQRRAEAVADQPAPEGWDVEVIQGANMGALSDMTARLIEKGIPSSVEYRDGKPVVLMGPFPTKEEAEARKADVMARQGTDSIVIQHGVQR; encoded by the coding sequence GTGCGCAAACTGGCAGTGGTAATGGCAGTGCTGGCCCTGGCGGGCTGTAACAACGAAGTTGACGGCGTGCATAAAAAGGTGGCCGAACACCTGAGCAATCCCAAGACCGCCAAGTTCGCCAACGTGCGCTTCGACACCCAGGGTTCCATCTGTGGTCAGTTCCGCGGCAAAGACGATGCGGGCAAGTTTGAGGCCTATCGCAGCTACGTGGCGATCAAGCACGATGGCCAGTACGAAATTATCGTCGATGACACCGGCAATAATCTGCGCATTCGTGAGATCTGCGGCGGTGCCGACTTGCAGCGGCGTGCCGAGGCAGTGGCAGATCAGCCGGCGCCTGAAGGTTGGGATGTGGAAGTGATCCAGGGGGCCAACATGGGCGCCTTGAGCGACATGACTGCGCGCCTGATCGAGAAGGGCATCCCCTCTTCGGTCGAATACCGAGATGGCAAGCCGGTGGTATTGATGGGGCCTTTCCCGACCAAAGAAGAGGCTGAGGCGCGCAAGGCCGATGTCATGGCGCGGCAGGGTACTGATTCGATCGTTATTCAGCACGGCGTCCAGCGCTGA